Within the Catalinimonas niigatensis genome, the region GAAGATGCTGAACTCACCACTATTTTCGGTAGGTAAAGACAGGTGAAAAGCCAGATCCTGAAAAGTGATGGCTTCACCACCAAAGTCCAAACCCAGGCCGTTGGTCAACAAACCTACCGTAGAATAACGATAATTAGCAAGGTAAGAGGCTTCCCCTCCTTCTTTAAAAGGACCTTCGGCAGCAAATTCCAGACCGATCAATCCTAGCTGTGCGGTGTATTCTCGCTGCTGGCTATTGCCTTTGCGCAGTTTCATGTCAAATACGCCGCCTATGCTGTTGCCAAAAGGAGCAGGAAAAGCACCGGTAAGAAAAGCAGAGTTGCCCAGCATCTGTGCGCTGAGTACCGACTGGCTACCTCCTCCCTGTACCCGGCGGTCATTGAAAGTCCCTGCATTGGAAAGGTGATTAGGATTCACAATGTCTATGCCTTCTAAGCGCCAAAGTACACTGTTGGGAGAATTGCCTCTCACTGAGATATGATTTGCCTGATCGTTGGTGCCTACTACACCGGGGAAAGAAGTAGCCAGTCGGGCAGGATCGAAGAAGGTAGCAGCATAGCGCCGGCTTTCTTCCACCGTAAATTCACGACTGCTCACCGGATCAATGTTAGGAGAGGGAGCTACGCTTTCTCCGCTAATCACCACTTCTTCCAGATTACGCGGCGATTCTCTGAGAGAAACTTGAAGCACTGTTTCTTTACCGGTATTTACCAGCAGTTCGGGATTGAGATAAGATTGGTAGCCTACAAAGCTCACCTGTAGCACGTACCTGTCAGCAGACACCTCTTCCAGGATAAACTTACCATCTTCACCCGTAGTGGTGCCTATGAGTGGGTCAGTGTCTAACAGATAAACGGCTGCGCCGGGGAGCGGCTGCCTGGTTTCTGCATCCACCACCTGCCCCCGTATGGTTTGCGTCAGTGACTGCGCATAAATAGTTTGAAAAAAGGCGAAGATAAAAGAGATAAAAATGCTTATAAAAAGAGTCGGCTGCTTCATGGTTATTTCAGGATCTTCGGATCGGTATGAGTCACGAAAATACAATATTTTAGCTTAGCTGCTCAATGATTTTTGTCAGGTGGATTTGGAAAAAGAAAAGCAGCAAGGGTGATCAGTGGCCGCTTTGGATATCGGTCACTCACCAGAGGCTAGCGACTGTACTACATCATTTACCCTGCACATTCAACTGGCTCATAATTTCTTCAATGGCAACCGGATCAAGTTTCTGGTCGCTTTTAAAGTTACTTCCGTGGGATTAATTACTTAGCAGGCGGGATGCTCAGTTGCTGACAGACTTTCTTGCACAGCAGATCAGATAGCTCACGATGACGACCCACCGCCGACTGTTGTCCGTTGGCCGGGTTCTGATAGATAGCATGGTTGGCTCCTTCACGCAATAATACGCAGCCATGTTGACGCAGATGTTTGATCAATTGATTTCGTTTCACGAAATCAATTCTAATTCTTCCCGAATAACCTGTCTGCCCTGATAGGCTTTCTCAGTGGCTTCCCGGTTTACTTCCATAAGAAGTTGTAATGCATCTAGTAAATTGGCTTTGACTTCTTCTATGCTCTTACCCTGAGAGATAGCAGCCGGTAATTCTTCTACCTGACCTACGTACCAACCTTGGGAATCTTGTTCTATGATAGCGGTAAACTTCATGGTGATTTTTTTCTCAAAGATAAGGTATTTAACGTAAGTGTTTTTATCACAAAGTACCAAAACTACAATTCTTCTACTTACCCTGCACATTCAATTGGCTCATAATTTCTTCAATGGCCCGATCTAATTGAGGCTGCTTATTATCCAGTCGGTCTTTGAAAGTCTGGGCGACATGGATATCCGGTTTCACCCCTTCTTTTTCCAGGTTTTTGCCATCCAAAGTATAGCAACCCCAGGAAGGAAGACGGTAGAATGAACCATCTACCAGACCTTTGCCGGAGGTAAAAATAATCCAGCGATAAGTTTCTGTACCTATAATGGTTCCCAAACCTAAAGCTTTGAAACCAGCAGCCGTCATTTCCGCATCACTCAGACTCTGTTCGTTGACCAGCAACACAATAGGTTTGGCAGCGGGAGCAAAGTTAGGTTGAGAAGTAGCTGTTCCACCGCGGTATTTCCACTGCAGATAAGGCTTACGGCTCAGAAAGTTGAGCACCATATCATGCACATTGCCCCCGGTATTGTAGCGCAGGTCCAGAATCAGAGCTTCTCTCTCATCGGCTTCGGCAACCATCTCTTCGGCAAAAGCTTCGTAAGAACCCATGCCCATATTTTTCATATGTACATAGGCAATACGCTCATCAGCTTTTTCATTGACATACTGCTGATTTTCTTCTATCCACTCGTCATATAGGTTGGTACGAATGGCATAATAGGAAGTAGGATGCAACTTGACTTCATGTGCTTTGCCTCTCCTCTGAAAAGTCAGCAGTACTTCATCCTTACCGCTGGGCTTGGTGAAATAATATTCCCGATTTTTGGTGGTATCAATGGCTTCTCCATTCACACGGGTCAGCCTATCGCCCGGCTGTATGTCTTTTCCTTTGACATCGGCAGGACTGTTTTTGACGATATGCGTTACCTCATAAGGATTGTCTTCAGAAAACTGTATGCCTGTCGCCAAAGTATTGAAATCATAATAGGCCTTTTCTTCCTCGCCGTTGGAGTAAAAGCCCAGGTGGGACGAGTTTAACTCTCCCAGCAGATTATCAGTTAGGTGGCGCAGGTCTGAACGGGAATTGATATAAGGCAGAAACGCAGCGTATTTATCCCGCATGGCCTGCCAGTCAATGCCGTGAAAATCTTCGTTGTAGAAATTTTCTTCCAGATTGGCCCATAGCTCATAATACATTTGCTCAAACTCATCCTCAAGCTTACGGCTAAATTGATAGGAAATATCAATGGCTTCAACCTTGCCTGCCTCCGGGTCAAGGGTATGGATTTTATCATCGGCCCATAGGTAGTAATTGTCCTCTGCTTTGGCAATACCAAAACCATACACATTTTCCAGCCCTTCTATTTTTTCGGTTTTATCATCTTCAAAAGGTTCTATTGTCGTTTTCCAGAGACTGTTTTTACCTTTGTCATGATTAGAAATGTAAAAGACGATCAGCTTTTCATCTTTCTGAATGACATAGGGGTCTGACTGCTCTCCCACACTGGTGCTCACCTGATCCAGCCGTTTCATCAAATCCTCAAAGTTGATTTCTACTTTTACCTTCTCTTTTTCATCATCTTCAGCTTCATCCTTATCTTTGTTGTTCTTCTTCTTGTCTTTGCCTTCATCATCCTCTTCCTTGTCTTCCTCTTTAAATAGCTCATCAAATTTATCTGAACGATAGGGTTTTTCGTAGCGGTCAAAATGCATGCGGTAGATATGAGCGTCTTTGGTTCCAAAAGGATAACCGGGGTTGGTACGGTCGGTAGAGAGGAAAAGCGACTTGCCATCAGGCGACCAGAAGGGTTGGACCTCCGATACACCCGTGCTGGTGATGTTGGTACTCTCGCCCGAATTCAGATCATGTACAAAAATGTCTTGCTCAAAATCCCGGTAAGCGGTGTAGACCACATACTGATCATCAGGTGAGAAATATGGAGTAGAACTATAAAAGCCCCAGATCTCATCTTCAGCCAGCGTCTGGCTGCTGAAGTTTTCCAGGTCCATGAGCTTTATTTCATTTCTTCCACTCAAATATACCGCTTTGGTTTTATCAGTGTTGAGCGACATCTGCCGGTTATTCTGGGTATCGCTGGTCAGCTCTTTTACGGTGCCACTGCCATCGGCAGCCATGGTAAACCAGTTCTGGTAACCGTTGACCGTCTGGCTGAAGATCAGGTTTTTGTCATCTTTGAGCCAGCTGACTTCGCTCACTCTGCCCATGGGATTGGTTTCCAGTTGCTTCACGTATTTACCCTTCACATCCGACACAAAGAGCTCACCACGGGAGACGAAAGCCAGTTTCTTATTGTCAGAAGAGACATCAAAGTAGGAAATTTTATCTTTCACATTAAAATCCTGGGCTTTGTTAAGCGTCAGGTTGCGGGGCACACTAAAGCTTAGCTTTTCTGTAGAACCATCATTAGCATGGTAGACATGCAACTGATAGTCTTTGACAAATACGATCTTCTCTCCGTTGGCTGATACCTGCGGATGCATCACCGAAGAGTTGTAATCGGTAAGCGGCTGTTGGCTGCCATCTTCCTGCAACTGATATAAATTGTACTCTCCGTTGGCTTCGGTAGAGACAAAGAAAACTTTACCATCCTGAGAAATGGTCGTCCACATCTCTTTTCCTTCGTAGTCGGTATATTTTTTAAATTCTCCTGTGCTGGGATTATAGGATTTGATATCAGGGCTGTAGGCACCTTTATAGCCTTTACGACTGGCAAAACGCGCGCTCTCCCATGTTTCGTTAAAGAACAATTCTCCCGAAGAAGGATGCTCCACCACATCATGCACGGTATTGAAATAATTGCCAAACAGCCGCTGTGGTGTTCCTCCATTTACATTCACCTTGTAAGCAGAAAAGCTGTTTTCCCGGTCAGAAGTAAAGTAGATGTGCTGCGAATCCCATGACCAGGAGTCCACTTCGTCCGAAGCTTCATGAAAAGTAAGTTGCTGAATTTCCCCTCCGTCAATAGGAGTCAGGAAGATATCCTCACTACCATACTGGGAACCGGTAAAAGCAATCCACTGTCCATTGGGGGAGATATAAGGGTGGGTTTCTTCACCTTCCATGCCAGTCAGACGCATCGCCAGTTTCTGCCCTTCGTCCAGGCGCCACAGATCGCCTTCATAACTGAACACAATACTTTGCCCGTCCGGTGAGATGGTAGGATGTGCAGCAAAGTAGACATCTCCTTTCTGCGCATAGCTGAAAATAGGAAGCAAAAAGATCAGGGATAGCAATCTTGTGTAATCTCTCATGATATTAGGTTTCTGTTGTTCAATCTTTATTTTCTCTATTCAGGAAAGAGTGAGGCATCCATGCTGGGGATGAGGCTCATGGCATTTTTATAGTAAACCTTCTTTAGCACTTCATCCGGCAGATCCAGGCCGTACATCCTCCAGAAGGCATGGTATCTTTTATGATAAGGGAAATACTCATCAGCGGTTTCCAACACCCTGAAATAAGTAGGGAACTCCTCCGGCTGCCAGCTGTCTTTACCAAAAATAATTCTATCCTGGTATTTGATGAAAAAAGCTTTGGCATGCCGTGGCTGTCTGCCCAGTTCGGCAATGACTGCGCCTATGCCTACATACATATTGGGATATCTTTCCATCAGTTCGCCCAGATGATCCAGGTCATTGGCATACCAGCCCATGTGGGCATTGATGAATTTGGTGTTGGGATGCTTGGCAAACACATGATGCTGCTCCTCTATGATTTGTTCCCATGGCGCAGGGTCAGTGGCAGTGCGCTTACGGCCTGTATGGGTTTTCAGTTCTAACCAGCGTTCATTTTTGGCATCCAAGGAATCCCAGAAAGGCTTAGGATCAGCGGAATGGATGAGTACCGGAATGCCCAGCTCACCACATTTGGCCCAGATAGGATCAAGGCAGGGATCGTCTACCGCTACTCTGTTGCCATGCACATCTTTGACACTCAAGCCCAGGCTTTTAAAGATTTTCAATCCTTTGGCACCGTTCTTCACATCTTCTTCCAGTTCCTTCACTGCATTTTCCACCCAACCTTCTTTACCAATATTCCTGAATGAGACATTGGTAAAGAGGATAAAGCGATTAGGGTATTCCTTCTGTATCTTTTCCATGGACTTGGCCAGATGCTCAGTAGAATTGATATCAAAACCGGCGGGTGACCTTTTGAATCCACGTCCGCTGAGGTTGACCATCACCGCCATGTTCAGGGTGTCCATGGAGGCAATGGTGGCCGCCAGATCCTGCTCCGGCATGTTGTACTGATGGCTGTGGATATCCACAAAGGGAAATTTAGCCCGCTTTACGATATGCTCCGGCACTACCAAAGTGGAAGGCGGATCATATTCTTCAAAACTCAAAATCAGTGTATCCTTTGGGGCTTCTTCCTGGGCCTGAACTCCTAAGCTGCTCATGAAGCAGCAGCTAAGCGCAATTACAATTTTTTTCACAAATAGAAGGAGCTAGATTTTTACGATGATTTTCTTTTTGTACATGATCCAGATAGGAATGAAGCACAACATGAGATAGAGCAGCGCCCAGACAAAGGAGGCCAGCTCCATACCCAGCCCTAAGCTTACCAGTGCTCCGTAACTCTCTGCCTTCAGACCTGCGCCATCACCATCCAGATCCAGGACAAAAGCATCAATGAGGATACCATGCAATACATAGGCGGTAATGGCATTCATGCCGAAAGCTACGAAGAATGGTGTCCAACGCTGATACTTCAGTATATCTATCAGCCAGTACAAACTGCCCAGCAGCAGGGCTGCCATGCCTGAGGAAGCCAGCACATAGGAGCTGCTCCACAAATTTTTGTTGATGGGAAAAACCTGATCCCAAAGATAGGCCAGCGCACAAAGTGCAGTGCCTATCACCATCATCCAGATGATTTTATGCTCTCCACTTTTTTTGCTCATGATAAGATAACCTGCCAGTATACCTGTCAGTCCGGTCACTACAGCGGGAATGGTACTCAGTAAGCCCTCAGGGTCCCAGGTTTCGCGGTACAAACGCCCGGGCATGGCTACACTATCCAGCCAGGCAGCCAGGTTAGTTCCCGGCTCCAGATTGGCAGGACCTACTCCCGGTACGGGAATCAGCACCATCATCAGCCAGTAAGCTACTAAAAGTACAGCACTTAGAATGGCTATTCCCTGCCAGGTTCTGACTTGCAGGAAAATCAGACTGCAAATGAGATAAACCACAGCAATACGTGTCAATACACCGGCTACTCTGAGGTTGGCAAAATCAAAATCAGGAAAGAGGGCCAGAAACATAGCCAAAGCAAAGATGATGAGCGTTCTCTTCAGTGTTTTGGTGATCAAGGGGGTCTTGCTCATACCTTTGGCCAGACGCTTGTTAAAAGCCAGGGTAATGGAGACTCCCACCATGAAAAGGAAGAAAGGAAAAACCAGATCGGTAGGTGTAAGTCCATGCCATTCTGCATGCCGCAGGGGCGGATATACATATTCCCAGGTACCGGGTGTGTTGACGATGATCATTCCGGCAATCGTAATCCCTCTCATCACATCCAGTGACAGGAGACGTTTGGAAGCTACCTCAGAATTTTTTAGCAGACTTTGGTCAAGATCAGAGGCAGGTGTAATGGTTTCGGGCATTTTTATAGTATAAGGTTTGGTTGTGGCTAATATAGTAAACTTGTCACTTGCATATAGAATGTCTTCTTCTGTTTCTGGCTTCCCTAGATGGTATTTTCACTAAAATTGGAGTATGGCTAATAAACTACTTTTCTTTTGCTTATTTTTTGAGTCTGGTTTAAGTCCAGCTGATATTTTTCTAATTGCATAAAAATGCACCTTAAATATATGATCTAGGCTTCATGCTTCATAAACATAAAGGACTTTTTAGCGTATTGGGTATCATTATCGTAGGCCTGTTGCTTTTCCTGATTTTCCCATCCAGTGATCATTGGCAACTGAGTATTCCAGAAATTGGATCAGCCTCTTCTCCCCGTGCCATTGACCTGAACCAGGATGGCATATTGGACATTGTGCTGGGAGGAGGAGGGAAGGAGTTTGCTTCCACCGAATATGGCGTCATAGCTATTGATGGGAAGGACGGTTCTTTGCTTTGGCACAAATCTGCCAGGAACCAAATAGTAGGCTCGGCCCTCTTCAAAGATATCAACCAGGATGGAATTCCTGATGTGATTATCGGTGGGCGTTCAGCAGTACTCTATGCCCTTGATGGCAGGAATGGCAGCCTGCTCTGGGAATTTCTACCTGACTATGAGGGGATGGACGCCTTGAACGATACTACCATCCTTAATTTTTTCAATCCACAGTTGATCCCTGATGCTGACCATGATCAGCTAGAAGATATATTGATTGCTTACGGAGGTTTTGTAAAGGCACATCCGGCGCAGAGAGACCGCCCCAGTGGAAGCCTGATGGTGATCAGCAGCAGGGATGGTAAACTCCTCGCTAAAGCAAAAATGCCGGATGGAAGAGAAACCTATATGTCGCCGCTAGTCTATGATTTTGAAGGAAAGCGCAAGCTTGAGGTAATTTTTGGCACCGGTGGAGAAACCATAGGCGGTTACTTATACCGCATAGCTTTACAAAACATCCTTGATGGAGATCTTTCTGCTGCCCTTCCTCTGGCCAGTGATCGGGAGAAAGGTTTTATTGCTCCTCCCGTATTGGCCGATGTGAACCTGGACGGCATCAAAGATATCGTCGCAAATGCAGTAAACGGACGTATGCTTTGCATTGATGGCAAGACTAACCAGAAAATTTGGGATACTACCATAGGTTGGGATTATGAAGGTTATGCTATGCCCGCACCCGGTTTTTTTGTCAATGACGATAGTATCCCCGACTTTTTTGGCTGCTTTGGCTATGGTGCCTGGCCTAATACACTTTTTGCTGTCAACGTTTTGGTGGATGGTCGAGATGGACAGATTGTGTTCAAAGATACCGTTGGCACTTTCCAGTATGCTTCTCCCCTAGTGTTTGATTTTACCCGGGATGGCTTCGAGGATGTTTTGGTGAGTGCGAATATCCCTATCAAAGACTCGCAAGGCAATATCCTTTACCCTTATGGCAACCAAATGAAGGTATTTGATGTGAAAGAAGGAGAGGTACTTACCTTTGACGAGGAGAAGTTGGGTTCAAACCTGGGCTCTACGCCCCTCCTGACGGATCTGGATGGTGATGGCAAACTGGATATCATTTCCTGCTATATGGCTGATGCGGAAAACTTCTATTCCTTTAAAGAGCTGAAAATAGAAAGAAGAGAGCTTGATCTTCCTCTCATAGCGCCTATACCTTGGGGCGCCTATATGGGAAGTGATTTCTCTGCTGTATGGCAGAAGTAACAGAGAAGCTATTATCTCCTCTTAGGATCATTTTGCAAATAAACCGAAGCTCATTTAAAACTCATCAGGCCAAATTAGTAAAACTATCAGCAGGTTAAAGCTTCCCCTAGCTTATCTCAGCTTATTCTCCAAAATCATAAATGTGGCACCTTCCTGATTCCAATAGGTTTTTAGGCTATCCGGTACCGGCGTTCTGACCACAATGCAGGAGCCAAGCAGTATATCATCATCTCCATCCTGATCGGTGTCTGCCACTTCCATCGTCATCCAGCGTCCATGGCTGGCCTGAGGCATCTGCCAGGGGGTAAAAGACAAATCATTTTTTGTCGGGCTTTGATTCTCCAGATACACGGCTCCTGAAGCAGCCTCCTCTTCAAAATTGCCAAAATACGCAATGGCTGCGATGTCAAGGTCTCCATCTTGGTCATAATCCCGGACTGCTGTTTCCGTAGCTCCATACAGGGGAAAAAAGTAAGCCTCCTCAGGAGCTATGTCTCCTTGATTCAGGTAAATTCTGATGCCGTGGTAAGGTTTTAAGGAATAAGAATAATCTGCATTGTCCCCGTTGACATACACAATATCCTTTAGGCCATCGCCATTAAAATCAGCAAGTTCAAAGTAGCTGGAGCCATAGACAGGAGGGAAGCGGAGTAAAGTCTTTTCCCGATATACTCCGGCTTCTTCTTTTTCCAGCAAGACAATTCTTTCGTCTCCCTGCGCCATCAGTACCAGCAGGTCTTCTTTACCATCCTGGTTCCAGTCGTAAGCGATTGTTTTACGGGCACCGGGTTCGGGAATGAGTATCTGCTTTTTGTATGGTCTGCCTTTTTTGAGTAGCACCGCACTGAGTTGCCCGATGTCATTGCCAAATTCACTGATGACGAGGTCCTCTTCTCCATCCTCATTAAGGTCGTGGGCCAGCATGTGTACCGGTCGCCTCAATTGACCCAGGATTGCCTGCAGGCTGTCCTCATGCTGCCGGTACAGCATACCCACCGCCTGATTGGAGGGGTCCATGATTCCCATGCTGAGTAGATAGATTTGACCGTTTGGAAGGCTTAATCTGGAAATGGGCGGACCGGCGGTGAGCATGTCCTGAAGTCTTTCCCCTAAGGGGTTGCTGACAAAAAGCTTGTCTCTGCGATCTCCTACATACAAGTTTTGATTTTGTGCATCATAATCCAGCAGCGTTGTATAGGAAAGTTCACTGCTTAGACGCCGATCATGTGCCTGGAACTGTGGGCTAAGCGCTGAAGGAAAGATGGTTGCCGTGCTGTCCGCTGAAGCCTGGCTCAGATAATACGCCTGAATCTTTTGCCAGTCAGTGAGATTGATCCGGAGTTCTTCCGGAAAGACATCGGCACTCCTCAGGATATGTTCCTCCATCATGGAAAGTCTTTCGTAAGGTCCCCTCTCGTTCTTATGAATTCCCAGATAATAACCCATGCGGGGTAATACGCCTTTCTCCCATACCTCTGCACTTAAAAGCTGAGGATCGGGAAGCAGATGACACTGCTGACAGTAGATATTGGCCAGTTGCTGTCCACCCAGATTCAATGTGCTGTCCATCGGTGGAAAGTGAAGCTGCCGTTCATTGCGGATAACGCGCACAACTTCTGTTCCCCGACTACAGCTGAATAATATAAACAGCCCTGCCATGATCAAGAAAGCTTTTGTCATCCTGCCTGGCTTAGGTCAAGCTTTCTACTTTCTCCATTGAAGTTGTAAATCGTTAATGAAACGATCTGTGGGCTCAGTTTGAGTTTACGGGTAGACTGAGAGAGATAAGTAGCCCCGTAATAAAATTCCATTCTACAGCGGCTGCCATCTGCCATTTCTGCCTCTGCCCAGGCATCCAATGGTTCCAGACTTACTATCGGACTTTGAGATAACTGTTTTTCTGTCATCACGAGCAGGCTGTCCTGGTTTTGCGTAGTCAGATAGATGCTTTCACCATTTTTTCCTCTCAGTTCTGCCAGAGCTTTGGCATCGCCGGGCACATACCAGCCACTGCTCATCAGTTCTACCGCCTGAAAGTTTCCTTTTCCGTCCCCTTTGAGATAAAGGCCGTTCAGTGCATCATACCTTCCGGTAGCGACGTCTGTACCATAATCATTGCCTACTGCCAGTATATCCAGCAAACCATCCTTATCTATATCCTGGGCGAGCATGCCATAAAGCGGAGCGATTTGTGCTTCCATGGGTAAGGGGCGGATTTTGAATTTGCCATTCCCCAGATTTTCCACATAGCTACTTTCCATATGGGTGGCATGATATACCACTGCTTCTTCCAACTGCTCTGCAGTAAAAACACTATCAAGCGTTGCCCGCCCATAGTTTTTGTAGAAAGGAAAGTTTCTCTTCATTACAACCATTTGAGAGATCATATCATCCCGGCTATGTACGGGATAAGATTGAGCAGCGCCTTCTTTGTTTTTGATATACTTGAAAAGTACTGCATCATAGCCTTCGTTGTTGTCAAAATCTTTGGCATATATGGAGAGAGGCTGCTCTTCCGAAGCACGATTCGGTGTGTTCAGTCCCAGATTACCAGCGATATAATCTGTGTCTCCATCATTATCAAAGTCTCCCGCTGTCAGGCTGTTCCACCAGCCTACCTTGCTAGCGATTCCTGTTTGTGCCGTAACATTTTCAAAATTTTCCCCGGTATTTTTAAAGAAAGTGAGGGGCTGCCATTCCGCTGCGATGAGTAAGTCTATTTTGCCATCGGCATCAAAGTCTGTCCAGAGGGCATCGCTCACCATACCAAAATCTATCAATTCAGGACTTACTGCCTCAGTGACATTCACAAACTTTCCTCCTTCATTTTGTAAAATATAGCTACTGACCGGCATGGGATACTGTCCGGGCGAGACTCTTCCACCAATAAACAAGTCTAGGTCTCCATCCTGATCGTAGTCGGCAGCTTTGACGCAAGAACCACTGAGAGAAAAACTTGGTAGTGCCTCGGTATTTAGGATCAGTTTGCCTTTTCCATCATTGATATACAAACGATCCTGGTAAACTTCGGGCTGACCGGCATGCTCATAGCTTCCACTAACAACATAGAGATCATAATCGCCATCGTTGTCTGCATCAAAGAAAAGTACTCCCATGTCTTCTTCTGTCATCTCTCCGCCTTTTATATTTTGAGATTTTTCAAACCTTCCTTCTTTATTTTGTAAGAAGAGACTGCTTTCCTTTCCTGCTGATCCTCCTATGTAGAAATCATCCAATCCATCACCATTTACATCGGCAACGGCTACTCCTGGCCCCATCTGGGAATATTTACGGGGCAAAGTACGCTGTAGGTTAAAATCTATACGGTCCTCTTCATCATGCTGATAGCTGATTCCATACTCCGCATTGGCTTTTTTGAACGTGGTGTTGGCAGGACTAAGTTGCAGTTCCTGGTTGATATCTGGTGACTCCACCGCTGTAGCATCTACATAGGCCAGGCTAAGAACCTGATCTGCTTTTACATTCTTCAAAAGTTGATATTTTCCGTCCGGCCAGAATACCTGGATAGAATCCACTGTTTCATTTGCACCCAAACCGAAATGGGCGGCATTTTCCATGGTGGACAGATATCCTCTGTACAATGCGTTTTCAAAGAATTGCATCTTACCTCCTTCATAGTGGATACTCACTTTTGTGCCTATAGCTCCCGAATTGGAAGGTGAGCCTTTTAACTTTAGCCTTAAGTAGTGATTTGATCCTTTCTCTTTGGTGTTGTAGAGCGTATTTTTGTAGATAAAAGCGCTGTCATTGATATTGTTGACCACAAAATCCAGGTCTCCATCATTGTCCAGATCGGCATAGGCTGCACCATTGGAGAAAGAAGGCTGATCCAGTCCCCAGGCGGCGGTCACATCAGAAAAGGTAAGCTGCTGCCCTTCTTTGGTTCCATTATTCTGGTAGGCGTAATTGGAGATTTTGACTACCGGAATGAGGTTTTGCATGTACATATCACCCGCTACTGCTCCGGCAGGGCCGCTCCGGTAGGAAGCAAAATCCCGGTCAGTTACGTCTTTGGGAAAACCGTTGGTGACGATCAGATCCTTGAAACCATCATTGTCAAAATCAGCCACCAGTGGTGTCCAACTCCAGTCAGTTTGGTATACTCCCGCCAGATGACCGATTTCACTAAAGATTGGGTGTCCATTGACAAAGCCATTGTTGATCTGCATGGTGTTGCGCACATACTGATGCTGGAATCCATATCTTTCGTTGTTGATATAGGTAGTGTAGTTATTGGGTCCAGCCATCTGCTTTTTTCTTTCGTTGGTTTCGGGCAGCATATCCAGGGCAACAATGTCTACCAGACCATCATTGTTAAAATCCACCACATCCGAACCCATCGCTGAATAGCTCTGGTGCCTGAGGTAGTCTGCTACCCGATTGGTAAAGGTGCCATCC harbors:
- a CDS encoding FG-GAP and VCBS repeat-containing protein, whose amino-acid sequence is MTKAFLIMAGLFILFSCSRGTEVVRVIRNERQLHFPPMDSTLNLGGQQLANIYCQQCHLLPDPQLLSAEVWEKGVLPRMGYYLGIHKNERGPYERLSMMEEHILRSADVFPEELRINLTDWQKIQAYYLSQASADSTATIFPSALSPQFQAHDRRLSSELSYTTLLDYDAQNQNLYVGDRRDKLFVSNPLGERLQDMLTAGPPISRLSLPNGQIYLLSMGIMDPSNQAVGMLYRQHEDSLQAILGQLRRPVHMLAHDLNEDGEEDLVISEFGNDIGQLSAVLLKKGRPYKKQILIPEPGARKTIAYDWNQDGKEDLLVLMAQGDERIVLLEKEEAGVYREKTLLRFPPVYGSSYFELADFNGDGLKDIVYVNGDNADYSYSLKPYHGIRIYLNQGDIAPEEAYFFPLYGATETAVRDYDQDGDLDIAAIAYFGNFEEEAASGAVYLENQSPTKNDLSFTPWQMPQASHGRWMTMEVADTDQDGDDDILLGSCIVVRTPVPDSLKTYWNQEGATFMILENKLR
- a CDS encoding outer membrane protein assembly factor BamB family protein, with amino-acid sequence MLHKHKGLFSVLGIIIVGLLLFLIFPSSDHWQLSIPEIGSASSPRAIDLNQDGILDIVLGGGGKEFASTEYGVIAIDGKDGSLLWHKSARNQIVGSALFKDINQDGIPDVIIGGRSAVLYALDGRNGSLLWEFLPDYEGMDALNDTTILNFFNPQLIPDADHDQLEDILIAYGGFVKAHPAQRDRPSGSLMVISSRDGKLLAKAKMPDGRETYMSPLVYDFEGKRKLEVIFGTGGETIGGYLYRIALQNILDGDLSAALPLASDREKGFIAPPVLADVNLDGIKDIVANAVNGRMLCIDGKTNQKIWDTTIGWDYEGYAMPAPGFFVNDDSIPDFFGCFGYGAWPNTLFAVNVLVDGRDGQIVFKDTVGTFQYASPLVFDFTRDGFEDVLVSANIPIKDSQGNILYPYGNQMKVFDVKEGEVLTFDEEKLGSNLGSTPLLTDLDGDGKLDIISCYMADAENFYSFKELKIERRELDLPLIAPIPWGAYMGSDFSAVWQK
- a CDS encoding VCBS repeat-containing protein, whose translation is MKALKYFTFALTSIILLASCKDEAPTLFQLVPPGESNVRFSNRITENDTLNILKEEYIYNGGGVGIGDFNNDGLEDIFFSGNMVPNALYLNQSDGELKFKDISQEAQIEGQSRWCSGVSVVDINEDGWLDVYISATLMKDTLSRKNLLFVNNGLNENGIPVFVESAEAYGIADTGNTTQAAFFDYDRDGDLDLYLLTNVLDARLPSSFRNKITDGSAVNNDRLYRNEGNGSNGHPVFTNISKEAGILIEGFGLGITVSDINLDGWPDIYITNDYLSNDLLYINNQDGTFTNRVADYLRHQSYSAMGSDVVDFNNDGLVDIVALDMLPETNERKKQMAGPNNYTTYINNERYGFQHQYVRNTMQINNGFVNGHPIFSEIGHLAGVYQTDWSWTPLVADFDNDGFKDLIVTNGFPKDVTDRDFASYRSGPAGAVAGDMYMQNLIPVVKISNYAYQNNGTKEGQQLTFSDVTAAWGLDQPSFSNGAAYADLDNDGDLDFVVNNINDSAFIYKNTLYNTKEKGSNHYLRLKLKGSPSNSGAIGTKVSIHYEGGKMQFFENALYRGYLSTMENAAHFGLGANETVDSIQVFWPDGKYQLLKNVKADQVLSLAYVDATAVESPDINQELQLSPANTTFKKANAEYGISYQHDEEDRIDFNLQRTLPRKYSQMGPGVAVADVNGDGLDDFYIGGSAGKESSLFLQNKEGRFEKSQNIKGGEMTEEDMGVLFFDADNDGDYDLYVVSGSYEHAGQPEVYQDRLYINDGKGKLILNTEALPSFSLSGSCVKAADYDQDGDLDLFIGGRVSPGQYPMPVSSYILQNEGGKFVNVTEAVSPELIDFGMVSDALWTDFDADGKIDLLIAAEWQPLTFFKNTGENFENVTAQTGIASKVGWWNSLTAGDFDNDGDTDYIAGNLGLNTPNRASEEQPLSIYAKDFDNNEGYDAVLFKYIKNKEGAAQSYPVHSRDDMISQMVVMKRNFPFYKNYGRATLDSVFTAEQLEEAVVYHATHMESSYVENLGNGKFKIRPLPMEAQIAPLYGMLAQDIDKDGLLDILAVGNDYGTDVATGRYDALNGLYLKGDGKGNFQAVELMSSGWYVPGDAKALAELRGKNGESIYLTTQNQDSLLVMTEKQLSQSPIVSLEPLDAWAEAEMADGSRCRMEFYYGATYLSQSTRKLKLSPQIVSLTIYNFNGESRKLDLSQAG